CATGTTATAATGTTAAAGATTAGAGACTGATCGACCCATctcacaaataaaaaaataattactcaAATTAATCTTCAAAAATCTTAAACGCGTAGattttagtttttaagaaaaattaatatatagatCAATATCCATTATTTTTTTCGTTAGATATAATAGTCCTTAGTGTAAATCTCGTAAAAACATCATAGTATAACAATAAATTTCTTCTAAAGTAATGAAAGCAATTTATCTTCATCAGGTGGATGTATTAATATTTGGTTATAACCACTATATGCATCCAAAAAACTTAGAATATGATATTCCAAGgtagaatcaatcatattaccAATAAATTTAGAATCTAATATCCCAAGgcagaatcaatcatattaccAATGTTAGGtaatagaaaataatattttgggCACGCTTTATTTAAATCAGTATAATCAACACACATTCGCTATTTTTCattagattttttaataattaaaccATTTGAGGTATTGAATAAGTTAATTTGCATATAAACCTAGCATCTAATAACCCTTAAACTTGCTTCTTGACCTCGACAGCTCAGTCTGACAATATCGTTCGACATCGTTGTGCAACCGACATGAATACATCAATAGCAAGTTGATGAGACATGAATGTGGGATCTATTTTAGGCATATCGAAAGGTTCCTATGCAAACAAGTTTACATTAACTCTCAAGAAGTTTTGACTTCAGGGGTTGAAATAGATCTCTGTTAATCATGGTATAATTGGCGGCAACATTGCCAATTTGGAACTTTTCCAAGTTTTTCTTAGGCTCTGGCCTCGGCTTCTCTAGAACTTGTGAGCCCAGATCTACCAGAAATACCCCAGTAGAATCCTTGATTTTATCCCTTAAAGTCAAAATTGCCTTGTTGCACTTTATAGCAGCTACTTGATCTCCTCAAATAGTGGTCACCTGATCTTCTAAAGTCAAAAACTTCATTACTGAAAACTTTGTTCAAATAAAGGCGCAGAGATCATTGATCTTCTTTCTTTCAAGGATTACATTATATGATGTAGAATCTTTTAGGACCACGAACTCAGTCTGTACCACGCGGATATCATCACCTTTTCCAACTGTGAAAATGAGATCTATAGTCCCATCAGGCTTGATAAAATGATCTCCTAAACCCATTACTCCTGGGAGACATGGTTTCAAGTGCTGATCCTTCAAACCCAGGGTATCATAGACATTTCTAAAGAGCATATTTGAATTCGCTCCAGTATCAACCAAAATTCTTTTAACTATACCATTTCTCAGCTTACATGTGATTACCAATGCTTTATCATCGTCGGATGTGGCATATTGGAAATCATCTATAGTGAATTGGAtagttgaaaaattttcaacctTCAAGACTTTTGAGGTTACAACCTTGATATTCTTTTTCATCACATTCCTAGATTTTGCCAATTCATTCTTCCCTACAACCACATTCACCATTACTTGAGTAGTATCATCTAGGATCTCAATGGATTTGGCATTTTTAGGGTTCCTAGCTTCCCAATCTTCATCATTATTATGCCATCTTAGTGGTCTAACATGCTGAACAAACTCAAGAAGCTTCCCATCCTGAATTGCTTACTCCAAGGCATCCTTTAGATCAATGCAATCTTCAGCCTTGTGGCTATGGGACTTGTGGTAGTCATAGTATTGTGACTTTTTCAGAGAAGCCCTAGGTCAGATCTGCCTTGCCTTGGAAAGTATTCCTCTCTGTGACACCTGTTGGTAGATTTCAGTTAGCGAagctgtaacaccctaattaccctaGGCCTTACCTCTAGTCGTAAAGTAAAAGTTAATCAGAGGTTACGACAATCATAAAgcttatacataaatatatatagaaagaaataataattctagaagcccgatgaagaaAATAAGCTCAAATACGGAATTTAAAAGCGCGAAACGTACACACGAAGCTACTAACTTAACGCACAAAAAAGAGATAcaatataacaaaatatcaGAGTATAATAGTGTAAAGATCTAGCCACGGCTCGTAGATCTAGCCATGGCTCgtggagtttaagccggctagctaTATACAGACCATAAAGAAATCTGGAAGTTTATAAAaaagcttatacaagttttctCTCAAACTGAGCCTCTAGGCAAAGGTAAAATACAAAAGATGAGAGATATAAAACCAAATAAACGAAAGACATCCAAAACGTATCCAGGGATcctccgctctgtcaccatcagaacaactcaccgaggtgggttacgacctgcatctgaaaaacaacaacagaatatggtatgagaactggaggttctcaatatggtaacagtgcccagtgatgtaagatataagactTCGGGACGCCAGAGGGAATCCTAGAACgtcatatccatcacaagattccTCTTAAGGCATATCTAAAACAACAAAGCATAAATTAAAACCATAACATAACTTAAAAGCTTAACATAACTTAAGGGGCAATCTAACTTAAGGAATTTTCTAGTCTAACAGTTctccgctgtcccacagccttcaccaacctatcctccatgcgatcctATCGCCACTGCCTTTCgagcctcctcaatcccagtagaaagcACAATTATAtacaatgcaagtaaaacacaagtattGGCATGTAaggcaagtaattcaagtatacaattagacatgttatacaattaggcagACAATTTCAAGTCGGAAAAGCAAACAAGCAGAtagaagatgcacatgatgaatgcctgtcctattggctgtgatatcacattgtcgatTCAGCTGCCAACCcaacacatctccatggagatgtcgcCCTTCGGAATCATCAttgggaacccccgagatatggTGCTCGAAACATCGTCCAGGATTTTGTACCTGCAAACTCTATTGATCtgaagggatgcgagcgggatactcttgccacagacctcacatctcaacgtaagcgggattaaccaccgtccctgCCAGGCACATAGCGTCTCATCATTTCtcgctacctcgacaggcgggattaACGACCGTCCCTTCCaggcgcatagcgtctcatCATTTCTCAGTATAAAATAATGATTCAGTGGTTTTTCAAAAAACATTTTCAATATATCATGGATCCATCATTCCATTCCGAGTTTTCGACTCTTTTCAACCACTGCCATTTCAACATTGCCATTCCGAACTCATCAGTTCGTCAATTTTCTTAATTCAGGTATCTTTCTCCCTTCTCATTTCATCAGATCCATCCTCAGTACACCAGAATCCTAAGCCTCTGTTTTCTAACTTCTCAAAATAATACCAAATCAAATATCCAAAGACGTTTCCCATGTTTTAATGCCCGATATTAATCCCAAGAGTCTTAATTAGGTGTCACAGAAGTATACAAAcatgtgcgtatgcacaggggTATGCGTGCTCACGCCCAGAGAAAATTTCAAAAAGTGTGTGTACGCAtagaggtgtgcgtacgcacaggtaccaAAATTTGCAATTCTGTTCGCTCGCACAAGGCATGCTAGCGCCCTCAACAGATTGTCcttcccaacgtgtgcgtgcgcacaggttgTAAAACTTCATTCGTTATGTGAGCGCACAGGGCGTGCTGGCGCTCTTACCAGTAGCCCTGTTCCCGTGTGTGCGTACGTTCAgggctgtgcgtgcgcacataagaaatcacaaaattcGTCAACTTTGTAGAATTTCAGATTTTGGCAccaaactttgaatgatcataacttcctctacgaaaattcaaattttacaaactttatatcaatttgaaGACCTTTCAATAAACTTTAATTCTAAAAAACTTTGAACCAATTTTGAAAACTGAGGTATAATTTATGACCTGTCAAAGTTCACTAAAAACCAGTTTTTTTACcaatttccacaaatttctcaatttcttgcaatactcaaccaaaaccaaataaAACCATTCCAAACTCCATTTTACATCAAAATCTACCCCTGGTATCATATTACACCATTCTTACCAAAATTTTCTTCACATTGCATTATTCTCAACCTCAACATCAAATGTATAACAGTATAATCAATCCTCATTCAGATTTATCATTTCATCAACCTCAACATCACATATATCATACCAAACCACTTTTCAATCCACAcaatcattcatcatcatcatatcattatcaatcattataattaaactaaaaaatcatCAACTCATCATAAATCATCATACATCATCATTCAACAACTCAACAACCATTTTAATtcaaacctatcctatgggtcactagcctaagtgtccatgaatattatatactacatagaggaagccaaaaccataccttggccgattttcaATATGCACAAAATTCCAAAATTGAGTCCAACCAAGCTTTCAATCACCAACAATCTACCAACTCAAATCCAATGCTCCAAATCAACACCAAtaacatcaatttcaagctaTACACAAGCAATATATCCCAAATGAATATCTAGGATCCACAAAATACCAAACCACAAAGATTTTGAAGCAACTCACCTTCTCCAAAGGAAATAGGGGCGAAACACAACAATGTTCTAACGCTAGATCACCCAAAGAAAATAGGGGCGAAACACAACAATGCTCTAACGCTAGATCATCCCTAAACAATCAAAATCACAAAACTCCTTCAAAATCCAAATCTAAAAACGTTAAAAATGTTAGGGCTGAGAAAGGGAGTGTGAAACATGATTTCTCACCAGTAATACTTAGGTAGAAATGACGGGCTCGGCAAGAGCTTCGCGTAGCCGCCGATGACGTGCGAATCGGAGCACCGTAACTCAAGATATGATCAATTAAAGTGAGATGTGAATAGTAAATTTTTGGAACCCTTGCTCTCTTCTCCCAACTCACGTTGCTTCTGTTGCAATGGGGAGAAAGTGGCTGAAATGTGGTCATTTGAGTGtatttatatgttgggcttgggtccaatttgggcccggtccaacccgttagtGTTTTTGGTCTGTTTGACCTAATTTCGTGCCAAACCTTTAAATTAATACccgatttttaattttaatttattttctaaatttttttactgTTTTTATTATTCTCGCACAGTACCGGAAAGACTTAAGCTGGTACTCCCGGTCAATTTACCGGTATGtgtttttacataatttttcgaaaaaaaatacatcttctaactcagaaaaatttactgagtccaaatatcatatttaaattttctaattaatattctaaaattttgaACCTGATTCGgacaattaaattattattatttaacattaattaattGGTTCATTAATTCGCGATTGTTACAGAAGCCACCAACGGTATATATGTTAAGAACTTGCCAACTCGTGGTGTCGACACCTTTGGTGTAGACGATTGCCCCAAACTTCTAGCCTTATTAGGTGATGGAGTtgggtttttttttgtttatttggcATTTGGCACCACTTTTGAGTTGCATATATTCCAAAGCAATTTGATGGGTCTCCTCCATAGACTTAACATCTTTGGACGTTCAGTGTCATCTGAAATTCCCTTCTAATAAGCCAGTGGTAAGGCACAAACATACAACTTCATGAGTTCGTGTCTTGACTTCCAACAATCATTTATTAAAGCAATTCAAGTAATCTCAGATGCTTTCTTTAACTCTCTGCTCTACACCAAATAAAGAGATCAGATGCTTGACTTGAGTTCTTCTAATAGTGAAATGTGTAAGAAACATTGTCTTAATATCAACAAAAGAATATATGAAGCCAGAAGGTAGGGTGTTGAACCATTCTATTGCTAGTCCAGATAATGAAATAGAGAAAGTTTTACATCTTATAGTATTTTCAACTCTCTCTAGATTCATTCTCACCTCAAAGACATTTATGTGCTCCTGAGAATTCGACTTCCCCTCATACTTCAAGTCTGTTCGTTTATCAAAGTGCTTTGGTAAGTGGATTTGAAGGACATGTGGAGCAAATGGAGTATGTCTCATGATGACATGCTCCCGATATCCTTATGCCTTTTAGGACTTGGTCTCCTTTGTGGAGTCTATCTCTTTTAGATTGGGCTGAACAAGAGTCAGTTCTTACCCTCTTTTTTGGCTCACGACGTTGTTCTTCACATCCAGGAGACTCTCTCCTATTTCTTTGAGGTGAAGGAAAACAACAACGACAATCATCCTCCTGATGGCATTTATGAACTCACTCTAGGATCTTTCTGTCACGACTATTACTTCGATCCCTTATTTAATTTCGAGACCGAGATTGATGTGACATCGGTCATTCTGCTAGTTGTCATTCCAATTTTTGTACTTGATGACGCATTTCCTACATCGCATGGACATAATCTTTCCCAAACCAAAAAAATGCCAACCACTAGTGTTTTGAACCTCTCTATATTTGAAACCTGGGGGACTTTGCTGACGTTCTCCCTCATTGGGATTGAGGGTGATTTTTGTCTCACGTTCATGATCCTCATCTCGCTGTTCCTTGAACGGAATATTTGGAATTATTTGTACATAGATTTAACTTCTCGATCAGCCATGATATCAACTTTTTAGGTTTTTCATAGACGGCGCCAGATGTTCGTACATGTGGTCATGAGCCAAGGAGTTTTGAAGATTTTACTTTGAATCATATTGGAACTAGGTTGAAAGGACAACTTGCAAAGACACTCAAAGGATTAAGTCAGTAATATTTTTAAGTGATAGTGAGAAGCatttatgtgtttttttttttacatcttTTCGATGTGACCGTTTGTAGATATTTATTGCCTTTAACATATTGTTTTAATACAGTAATTTGACAACATTACAAGTTAAAGAGTGTATACTTTTTATGATATATCCATTAAACTTTATAAACTAATAGCATaacaaatttatttaattaatataatggAGTAATTATTCTTGTGCAGAACATATAGTTTAATAGTATAACATTTTCTTTATACTCTCACACTGTATGCCATGGATCATCAGACTTAGCTGGAAAAATTAAATACTTATCATCTAGAAAACTTGAATTCCATTAGAATCAAAATGGGACTCTGCTCAAaaggaattaattaattactagaGCTATATGCGGTGTATATTCTTGCATGTAATCTCTATTATTGTATATTAACGCAGTGCATATGCATTGGAATGTGGGTGATTATGTTTAATTAATGATATTTCCCACTAGAATATAATATAATAGAACTTGACTTGTTTTATTTGGATCAGTAGTAGTGTTAGTTTCCACCAACTTGCAGTGGCTTTTTAATTTCCACACCGACATCATTTTAATTTGCGTGTCACCTTTCCACTTTGGTAGTGTGCTAGCTacttcaaatttaaaaatattcccTTTGTGTGTTTTCACATACATGAATGAAAAGAGAGTAGCTAGCTAGTGGAAAGTGGAAACACGTTGAGAAATTATGAGTCGCTATCACCTTTTTGACTTTCGCAATAACATAATAATGTCACTAACTTTGATGCAATTTCCACGCtctcaaaacaaaataaaaaaactacaTACCTTAATTAGCTTAAGCTTGTGCATGTATATATAGATTGAGAACCATGTAGCTAGCTAGCAAGAAATTAGAATTGAAGCAGCAGGGGGGAACATTAGAGATTATTCATTAATAAGAATGGCAAGAACTACTACTATTCAACATCGTACCTTGGGTGTGCTAGTGATTCTTCTTGCgttttcttatcttcttataTGCTTGAAAGCAGTTCCAATTACAAGTATATTTTCTTCTgattctctttcatatttatttatatatactttTAATTAGTCTCCTAACGAATGGTTTGATATATATAAGCAGGAAGTGAAAGCCTCATGCAAGGTTCTCAAGCCCATGCTAGTAACCACAAGGTGCATTCAATCATctttctaaattaaattaaaaaataaaatattatcttAATCTTTAGTATTTgctttaaattttaatttcgtctctaatatctaaaatgttttatttttatcccaAACGTCTTACTTCTTTCTATTTTAGTTATCtggtcaaattaaaaaatttttcttcttaaaatactcattttttttcctttattataatctttttctttcttttattattttgtttttcactcTCAAATCACTATAACCACCACTATAACCACTATAATTACGATATTTGTCGTTACCTAGaaaaaaatcaatgaaaaaaaaatgatatatttgaaaaaaaattttaattttaatcaaattactaaaatagaatgaattaagatattttgaaataaattgCTAACAATAGAGACGAAATTAAAACTTAACTCAAACtgttaaaaactaaaaaaatactttactcttaaatcaaattaaagttgcTGTAAAATAAGACACTCAAATCattgttatttaatttcttaACCATATACACATATATACAGGATGAGGATATGAATAATGATGAAAAAACAGAGAGAATGGATTTGGAACTGCTAGACTACCAACCACCGGGGGCTAATGGTCATCACACTCCAAAAGCACCGTGATGAcactatattttattattattattattattattattattattattattattattattattattattattattattattatatgtaaCTCGTTATATATTTAGAGTAGTATTTTAACTTAGTCTTTTAGCTAAGAAATTAGTATTATCTAGTTTAATTGTGCATCATAAGAAGAACTACTACTGGTGTTGAATCCTGCATCACTATCTAGTTTAATTTGATATGGATATGGGAAATCATCATGATAAgtctttaattgtattttttaaattaaattctgCTTTCTAATTCAAAACCTGAAATTCCTGCTGTGATAGGGCTTAATCTCACCGTACAATCACATTTTGCTTTATAGTAGTATTATTTTATCTACTCTAAAATCTTATTTTACCATGGTTGCGGTTGTAACTAATAACATTATATTGACGGTAAATTATTGTTTTGTTGgttctaaaaattttcaatttttgacaagtaatccaaaaaaaaaaatggaatttTGATTCAACATTTTGTTAGAATATTTATTAGAAAACCATTTAGAAAGAAGATGCAAAAAATTGAGGAAAAATTTGATATAtaccttttttattttcaatttttaccaTTCATGTAAAAAGAAACTCAAAAAGAAATTCACTTAGCATGATATTATCAAATATGAAAgatgaaaagattttattttctaaGCAAACTTGCAAATAATAATACATTAAAATATAATCTCTAAAAAAAGTTTTTCAATTATTGTCTTCGTATATTTGGTGTATTTTATTAAATGGAAATTATTTTTCAAGAACAAAAATGACATTCCTTCTTTTAgagttattttattaaaaattaaatttttataaattaaaataatagtttATAATTTATGCACTAGATATTGTAATTGCTATGCAACGAcaacatatatacaataattaCGACCACATGCATGATGCATTTCTAATCGATATAAAATTGTAATTGCATTTCAAAACAAAATGGCCTTATTTGTAAAgtaaattttgaaacaaaaatgtttggtaaaaaaaaaaaaattagacaaaaaaatcaaaatttatcttggttaatatttattaattgttacaacaaaaatatgaaatataaatatttaaccTACCCTAGCATTTTCgtttttaaaataaagtaaagttttaactattttttttgtctttttaatattattatttttaaaatatgatgcatttaagtatatttttttaaatttagaagtAAGATTCGAATTCGAAACTTTTAGATCAAGATGGAAAGATTATGCTAtttgagttataatttattgGTATGCATTTAAGTATTTAACCCTCGAAACATTGTAAAAATCAAATTTACTACATTACATATGAATATTTTCTAAATTCCTTTGTTACCCTTTACAAATACTACTAATTACTTAAAAGAAAGACTCCATTATAGAAATTAaaagtataaatatatatgtatataataaagCATCTTTTAGAAGCTTAttagaaagggaggaagaataaaacaaaacacaaAGTTAACAATAAAACAGGTAAGTTTCTTGTTATGTTAGATTGGGAGGAAGAATTTGGCACTAAATCTATCTACATAACATAACATAGACATTCTTTTTAGGGTTTCTTTTGTGAAGTGAATGAAGAACCATTATTGCTCACACCCCACACAGAAAATTGATAGGTGTTGAATAAACATTTTCTCCAAAATAGAAAActaaatcaaagtgttggtttaatttattttatgttgTAATAATGGTAATAAGTTGGCCACTAACTATTAGACCTGAAAGAACctcatatatataattatttaactcAACTCATTTGTTTGGTTTTCCATGGAGAAAGCGATCTATGATGTTGTCGGGACTTGACATATTTTTGTCTACAAAAACTTTTTCTCAAAATATTCCCTTGGAAGAGTTTATTTGAGGCCAATAATCCTAACATATGAAGTTAGTCATTTAAGTAGTGGAATTCCTATGAGTATATGTATGTTAAATGAGAAAGTATAGGAAATTAATTAGTCAATATTAgtgaactttaaattttaaatttataatttagaatttaaaattaagaatttagaatttagaatttaacataaacaaaataattttaaaaaatttggttattaattttaagtGGCAAAGATTAATTTTGTATGTGACAAATTTATTATGCATTTAATATGAAGTTTTGTGAGAatatttggataattatttaaaaagtgtatatagaaaatcaaaacaaaatgtgatttttggattttttatttttaaaaatattttttgccataacaaaaaatttgcaaacaaaagcattaaaatttaagaatataaatgtttttttttctagttaattttttagtacttgtaaaagaaaattacatcaaaatttaatttctaaaactcttttagataatatatttaatggatggatacttttcatgttttaaaattagtgttcaTAGGGATGGTGAGTTGTTGGAATTGATTTTATACATTGTTAGAGTTTAGATATAAGTATCAATTTTAACATCGATCAAAGTTGTCAGCatacttgattttttttttttttgcggaAAAGGAATTTTctctcttatatttttttaatttaaatttaatttaactaTATCATTCTTACTTTGTTTATGGATAACCTTGATTAGCTAAATGAAATAAGTGAAACACAATATGAAAATTGTTAATAtagttaataatttaaaattaattaaacaactaataaatattatttaattttgttatagtattttttaattattattttatatttttatattttttttaattaaaagtttGTCATTAGAAGTCAGGATAATAAAGAAGATGTTGC
Above is a genomic segment from Arachis stenosperma cultivar V10309 chromosome 1, arast.V10309.gnm1.PFL2, whole genome shotgun sequence containing:
- the LOC130943745 gene encoding uncharacterized protein LOC130943745; this encodes MARTTTIQHRTLGVLVILLAFSYLLICLKAVPITRSESLMQGSQAHASNHKDEDMNNDEKTERMDLELLDYQPPGANGHHTPKAP